One segment of Triticum aestivum cultivar Chinese Spring chromosome 2A, IWGSC CS RefSeq v2.1, whole genome shotgun sequence DNA contains the following:
- the LOC123189151 gene encoding glucan endo-1,3-beta-glucosidase 14 isoform X1 — protein MAVAEPSRTGSPPRVLLLVYAVLLTATADGALAAGGLSIGINYGQIADNLPSPSRVSMLLRSMQVSKVKLYDADQNVLSAFLDTGVEFVIGIGNENVSAMTDPAAARAWVQQHVRPYLPSTRITCITVGNEVFKGNDTALKDSLLPAMRSVYQALGALGLQGQVNVTTAHSLDIMGSSYPPSAGAFRPDVVPYIQPLLDFLSAARSPFLINCYPYFAYKDDPAGVPLEYVLFQPNAGVTDPTTGLNYDNMLYAQVDSVYAAVQALGHTDVDVKISETGWPSRGDPDEAGATPQYAGIYIGNLLRRIETKQGTPLRPAVPIDVYVFALFNENLKPGPASERNYGLFYPDGTPVYDVGLRGYLPPMDESDATRTAIHLLALIALAFVALVLS, from the exons ATGGCCGTGGCGGAGCCGTCAAGAACAGGGTCGCCGCctcgcgtcctcctcctcgtctacGCCGTCCTTCTCACGGCCACAG CAGATGGGGCGCTGGCAGCCGGGGGCCTATCGATCGGCATCAACTACGGGCAGATCGCGGACAACCTCCCTTCGCCGTCGCGCGTGTCCATGCTCCTCCGGTCGATGCAGGTGAGCAAGGTGAAGCTCTACGACGCCGACCAGAACGTGCTGAGCGCGTTCCTGGACACGGGCGTGGAGTTCGTGATCGGCATCGGCAACGAGAACGTGTCGGCGATGACGgacccggcggcggcgcgggcgtgggTCCAGCAGCACGTCCGGCCGTACCTCCCGAGCACGCGCATCACCTGCATCACCGTCGGGAACGAGGTGTTCAAGGGCAACGACACCGCCCTCAAGGACAGCCTCCTGCCGGCGATGAGGTCCGTGTACCAGGCGCTGGGCGCGCTGGGCCTGCAGGGGCAGGTGAACGTCACCACGGCGCACTCCCTGGACATCATGGGCAGCTCCTACCCTCCCTCCGCCGGCGCGTTCCGGCCGGACGTGGTGCCCTACATCCAGCCGCTCCTCGACTTCCTGTCGGCGGCGAGGTCCCCGTTCCTCATTAACTGCTACCCCTACTTCGCCTACAAGGACGACCCCGCCGGCGTGCCGCTGGAGTACGTGCTGTTCCAGCCCAACGCCGGCGTGACGGACCCGACCACGGGGCTCAACTACGACAACATGCTGTACGCCCAGGTGGACTCGGTGTACGCCGCGGTCCAGGCGCTGGGCCACACCGACGTGGACGTGAAGATCTCCGAGACCGGGTGGCCGTCCAGGGGCGACCCCGACGAGGCCGGCGCCACGCCGCAGTACGCAGGGATCTACATCGGGAACCTGCTGCGGAGGATAGAGACGAAGCAAGGGACGCCGCTGCGGCCGGCGGTGCCCATAGATGTCTACGTCTTCGCGCTCTTCAACGAGAACCTCAAGCCGGGGCCGGCCTCCGAGCGGAACTACGGGCTCTTCTACCCCGACGGCACGCCGGTCTACGACGTCGGCCTGCGCGGCTACCTCCCGCCCATGGATGAATCGGACGCCACGCGGACG GCGATTCACTTGTTGGCGCTCATCGCCTTGGCATTTGTCGCCCTCGTCTTATCCTGA
- the LOC123189151 gene encoding glucan endo-1,3-beta-glucosidase 14 isoform X2 codes for MAVAEPSRTGSPPRVLLLVYAVLLTATDGALAAGGLSIGINYGQIADNLPSPSRVSMLLRSMQVSKVKLYDADQNVLSAFLDTGVEFVIGIGNENVSAMTDPAAARAWVQQHVRPYLPSTRITCITVGNEVFKGNDTALKDSLLPAMRSVYQALGALGLQGQVNVTTAHSLDIMGSSYPPSAGAFRPDVVPYIQPLLDFLSAARSPFLINCYPYFAYKDDPAGVPLEYVLFQPNAGVTDPTTGLNYDNMLYAQVDSVYAAVQALGHTDVDVKISETGWPSRGDPDEAGATPQYAGIYIGNLLRRIETKQGTPLRPAVPIDVYVFALFNENLKPGPASERNYGLFYPDGTPVYDVGLRGYLPPMDESDATRTAIHLLALIALAFVALVLS; via the exons ATGGCCGTGGCGGAGCCGTCAAGAACAGGGTCGCCGCctcgcgtcctcctcctcgtctacGCCGTCCTTCTCACGGCCACAG ATGGGGCGCTGGCAGCCGGGGGCCTATCGATCGGCATCAACTACGGGCAGATCGCGGACAACCTCCCTTCGCCGTCGCGCGTGTCCATGCTCCTCCGGTCGATGCAGGTGAGCAAGGTGAAGCTCTACGACGCCGACCAGAACGTGCTGAGCGCGTTCCTGGACACGGGCGTGGAGTTCGTGATCGGCATCGGCAACGAGAACGTGTCGGCGATGACGgacccggcggcggcgcgggcgtgggTCCAGCAGCACGTCCGGCCGTACCTCCCGAGCACGCGCATCACCTGCATCACCGTCGGGAACGAGGTGTTCAAGGGCAACGACACCGCCCTCAAGGACAGCCTCCTGCCGGCGATGAGGTCCGTGTACCAGGCGCTGGGCGCGCTGGGCCTGCAGGGGCAGGTGAACGTCACCACGGCGCACTCCCTGGACATCATGGGCAGCTCCTACCCTCCCTCCGCCGGCGCGTTCCGGCCGGACGTGGTGCCCTACATCCAGCCGCTCCTCGACTTCCTGTCGGCGGCGAGGTCCCCGTTCCTCATTAACTGCTACCCCTACTTCGCCTACAAGGACGACCCCGCCGGCGTGCCGCTGGAGTACGTGCTGTTCCAGCCCAACGCCGGCGTGACGGACCCGACCACGGGGCTCAACTACGACAACATGCTGTACGCCCAGGTGGACTCGGTGTACGCCGCGGTCCAGGCGCTGGGCCACACCGACGTGGACGTGAAGATCTCCGAGACCGGGTGGCCGTCCAGGGGCGACCCCGACGAGGCCGGCGCCACGCCGCAGTACGCAGGGATCTACATCGGGAACCTGCTGCGGAGGATAGAGACGAAGCAAGGGACGCCGCTGCGGCCGGCGGTGCCCATAGATGTCTACGTCTTCGCGCTCTTCAACGAGAACCTCAAGCCGGGGCCGGCCTCCGAGCGGAACTACGGGCTCTTCTACCCCGACGGCACGCCGGTCTACGACGTCGGCCTGCGCGGCTACCTCCCGCCCATGGATGAATCGGACGCCACGCGGACG GCGATTCACTTGTTGGCGCTCATCGCCTTGGCATTTGTCGCCCTCGTCTTATCCTGA